Proteins from a single region of Theobroma cacao cultivar B97-61/B2 chromosome 10, Criollo_cocoa_genome_V2, whole genome shotgun sequence:
- the LOC18587235 gene encoding protein NRT1/ PTR FAMILY 5.4 has protein sequence MDSSVTPVTMDNDHHHNSSKVSSQKKSYKGGWSAAIFVIFVEMAERFAFYGLAGNLIQYLTNNLGEPVATAAKNVNTWIGVSAIFPLLGAFVADSYLGRFKTILASSFIYFLGMVLLSLSVSVIPMHSRKAVFFTALYVLAIGEGGHKPCVQTFAADQFDENNPKEKAAKSSFFNWWYLGIVTGASVAIVVVIYLQDNVSWTAGFGVLAGSLAVALALFLIGIKRYRSQKPTGSPFTAMAQVFVAAAKKWRVSETHRGRGICYEDERGGSHGHGQTKGYNLVRTKQFRFLDKAMIIDNEDAMSKTKNPWRLCSLNQVEEVKLVLRLIPIWLGCLMFCAVIAQLHTFFTKQGSTMMRSIGPNFQVPPAALQSLVGFTILIAVPVYDRVFVPMARKITGHPSGITMLQRIGIGLFVSMLNMVVAGLIETARVNTARKHGLMDNPKAVVPMSVWWLLPQYVLTAIGDVFTIVGLQELFYDQMPEEMRSIGAAAYISIVGVGSFINTAIISVVQVITSRHGNVWLGDNLNRAHLNYFYWVLAGLSGINLCVYMWIASGFVYKKVENDETREGKELEMEGYLEVKV, from the exons ATGGATAGCTCAGTTACCCCAGTCACCATGGATAATGACCACCATCATAATTCCAGCAAGGTCTCTTCTCAAAAGAAGTCCTACAAAGGAGGCTGGAGCGCTGCCATTTTTGTCATCT TTGTGGAGATGGCAGAGCGATTTGCTTTCTATGGTTTGGCTGGAAATCTCATCCAATATCTGACAAATAATCTGGGTGAGCCCGTAGCCACAGCAGCCAAGAACGTCAATACCTGGATTGGGGTTTCCGCAATCTTTCCTTTACTCGGAGCCTTCGTTGCCGATTCATACCTTGGCCGTTTCAAGACCATCCTTGCATCCTCCTTCATCTACTTCCTG GGTATGGTACTGCTGAGTTTGTCAGTCTCGGTGATTCCTATGCATTCCCGAAAGGCTGTGTTCTTCACAGCGCTTTACGTATTAGCCATAGGCGAAGGAGGCCACAAGCCTTGCGTTCAGACCTTCGCTGCAGATCAGTTCGACGAGAACAACCCGAAAGAGAAGGCTGCCAAAAGCTCATTCTTCAACTGGTGGTACCTTGGGATTGTAACTGGGGCTTCCGTCGCCATTGTTGTTGTGATTTACCTGCAG GATAATGTTAGCTGGACAGCAGGATTCGGGGTGTTAGCAGGGTCATTGGCAGTGGCATTGGCATTGTTTCTAATCGGAATCAAGAGGTACCGAAGCCAGAAGCCGACGGGGAGCCCTTTCACAGCCATGGCTCAGGTCTTCGTCGCGGCCGCTAAGAAGTGGCGCGTGAGTGAGACGCACCGTGGCAGGGGGATTTGTTACGAAGATGAAAGAGGTGGGAGCCACGGCCATGGTCAAACCAAGGGCTACAACTTGGTCCGTACAAAGCAATTCAG ATTTTTGGATAAGGCAATGATCATTGACAACGAAGATGCCATGAGCAAAACCAAGAACCCTTGGAGGCTTTGTTCATTGAACCAAGTGGAAGAAGTCAAGCTTGTACTTCGCCTTATCCCCATATGGCTAGGTTGCTTAATGTTCTGTGCTGTGATAGCCCAACTACACACCTTCTTCACCAAGCAAGGCAGCACCATGATGAGATCAATCGGACCAAATTTCCAAGTCCCTCCAGCAGCACTTCAAAGCCTCGTAGGCTTCACAATCCTCATTGCAGTCCCAGTTTATGATCGAGTTTTCGTTCCTATGGCTCGAAAAATAACCGGACATCCCTCCGGGATCACCATGCTACAAAGGATTGGTATTGGCTTGTTCGTGTCTATGCTTAACATGGTTGTTGCTGGCCTGATAGAGACTGCGAGGGTCAACACTGCAAGAAAACATGGCCTAATGGACAACCCCAAAGCCGTAGTCCCAATGAGTGTATGGTGGTTACTCCCTCAGTACGTGCTCACAGCAATCGGGGATGTGTTCACCATTGTTGGATTACAAGAACTGTTCTATGATCAAATGCCTGAAGAAATGAGAAGCATTGGGGCTGCTGCGTACATAAGTATAGTTGGTGTTGGGAGCTTTATCAACACAGCTATCATCTCTGTGGTGCAAGTGATTACATCAAGACATGGGAATGTATGGTTGGGAGATAATCTCAATCGTGCACATCTTAACTACTTTTATTGGGTATTGGCAGGGCTGAGTGGTATTAATTTGTGTGTCTATATGTGGATTGCTAGTGGTTTTGTGTACAAGAAAGTAGAGAATGATGAAACAAGAGAGGGTAAAGAGTTAGAAATGGAAGGCTATTTGGAGGTCAAAGTATGA